From one Streptomyces sp. R41 genomic stretch:
- a CDS encoding amino acid transporter has protein sequence MAATDHDARTSRLRGWMLEGLSDMARHQQGQRAVEPEPAHKGQRWWRVMCLTGVDYFSTLGYQPGIAALAAGLLSPVATIVLVIVTLAGALPVYRRVAEESPHGEGSIAMLERLLSFWQGKLFVLTLLGFAATDFLITITLSAADASTHLVENPHLTATLHDKQMLITLILVALLGAVFLKGFLEAIGVAVVLVAIYLGLNTVVVINGLWHVMSAGHVVTDWSSALTAEHGNIFAMIGVSLLVFPKLALGLSGFETGVAVMPHVEGDPGDTEENPKGRIRGTKKLLTTAALIMSVFLIATSFITTVLIPEKEFESGGQANGRALAYLAHEYLGNAFGTVYDVSTIAILWFAGASAMAGLLNLMPRYLPRYGMAPHWARAVRPMVIVFTLVAFLVTWIFDADVDAQGGAYATGVLVLMSSAAIAVTIAARKAQQRNWTIAFAIVSAVLLYVTVVNVIERPDGVKIGACFIAGIILVSLLSRLARAFELRVTSVKLDDLAERFVRDIASRRIRFIANEPDNRDITEYREKVEQIRADNDLPAQEDFVFLEVTVLDPSEFEAGLNVRGEVLHGRYRVLTLESSSIPNALAALLLHVRDSTGCTPHIYFEWTEGNPFTNFFRFFLFGQGEVAPVTREVLREAEPNRSRRPRVHVG, from the coding sequence ATGGCCGCCACCGACCACGACGCCCGCACGAGCCGCTTGCGCGGGTGGATGCTGGAAGGCCTGTCCGACATGGCCAGGCACCAGCAGGGGCAGCGCGCCGTCGAGCCGGAGCCCGCGCACAAGGGACAGCGCTGGTGGCGGGTGATGTGCCTGACCGGCGTCGACTACTTCTCCACCCTCGGCTATCAGCCGGGCATCGCAGCCCTGGCGGCCGGTCTGCTGTCCCCCGTGGCCACCATCGTGCTCGTCATAGTCACCCTGGCGGGCGCACTGCCCGTCTACCGGAGGGTGGCCGAGGAGAGCCCGCACGGCGAGGGTTCCATCGCGATGCTGGAGCGGCTGCTGTCCTTCTGGCAGGGCAAGCTGTTCGTCCTCACCCTGCTCGGCTTCGCCGCCACCGACTTCCTGATCACCATCACCCTCTCGGCGGCGGACGCCTCCACCCACCTCGTCGAGAACCCCCATCTGACCGCCACACTCCACGACAAGCAGATGCTGATCACGCTGATCCTGGTCGCGCTGCTGGGCGCGGTCTTCCTCAAGGGCTTCCTGGAGGCGATCGGGGTGGCCGTGGTCCTGGTGGCGATCTATCTGGGGCTCAACACCGTGGTCGTGATCAACGGACTGTGGCATGTGATGTCCGCAGGGCATGTGGTCACCGACTGGTCCAGCGCCCTGACCGCCGAACACGGAAACATCTTCGCGATGATCGGGGTGTCCCTGCTGGTCTTCCCGAAGCTGGCCCTCGGTCTGTCCGGCTTCGAGACCGGTGTGGCGGTCATGCCGCACGTCGAGGGCGACCCCGGGGACACCGAGGAGAACCCCAAGGGCCGTATCCGGGGCACGAAGAAACTGCTGACCACGGCCGCCCTGATCATGAGCGTGTTCCTGATCGCCACCAGCTTCATCACCACCGTGCTCATCCCGGAGAAGGAGTTCGAGTCCGGCGGCCAGGCCAACGGCCGTGCGCTGGCGTATCTGGCGCACGAGTACCTCGGCAACGCCTTCGGCACGGTCTACGACGTCTCGACGATCGCCATCCTGTGGTTCGCGGGAGCCTCCGCCATGGCCGGGCTGCTCAACCTGATGCCCCGCTATCTGCCCCGCTACGGCATGGCCCCGCACTGGGCGCGCGCCGTCCGCCCCATGGTGATCGTCTTCACCCTGGTCGCCTTCCTGGTCACCTGGATCTTCGACGCCGACGTCGACGCGCAGGGCGGCGCCTACGCCACGGGTGTCCTGGTCCTGATGTCCTCCGCGGCGATCGCGGTGACCATCGCCGCACGCAAGGCCCAGCAGCGCAACTGGACGATCGCCTTCGCCATCGTCTCGGCGGTCCTCCTCTACGTCACCGTCGTGAACGTCATCGAACGCCCCGACGGCGTGAAGATCGGCGCCTGCTTCATCGCCGGCATCATCCTCGTCTCGCTCCTGTCCCGGCTGGCCCGTGCCTTCGAGTTGCGCGTCACCAGCGTGAAGCTGGACGACCTGGCGGAACGTTTCGTACGGGACATCGCCAGCCGGCGGATCCGGTTCATCGCCAATGAGCCCGACAACCGCGACATCACCGAGTACCGGGAGAAGGTCGAGCAGATCCGGGCGGACAACGACCTCCCGGCCCAGGAGGACTTCGTCTTCCTCGAGGTCACCGTGCTCGATCCCTCGGAGTTCGAGGCGGGCCTGAACGTACGGGGCGAGGTCCTCCACGGCCGCTACCGCGTCCTGACCCTGGAGTCCTCCTCCATCCCCAACGCCCTGGCCGCCCTCCTCCTCCACGTCCGCGACTCCACCGGCTGCACCCCCCACATCTACTTCGAGTGGACCGAGGGCAACCCCTTCACCAACTTCTTCCGCTTCTTCCTCTTCGGCCAGGGCGAGGTCGCCCCCGTCACCCGAGAGGTCCTCCGCGAGGCCGAACCCAACCGCTCCCGCCGCCCACGGGTCCACGTCGGCTAG